In Streptomyces sannanensis, the DNA window GCTGCAGGGTGACGCCGAGGAACAGCACCAGTGAGGAGTCCTTGAAGAGCAGGACGAGCTCATTGGTCAGCGGAGGCACGATGATCCGGAAGGCCTGCGGAATCACGATCGAACGCATCGCGGTGGCGTGCGGCATACCGAGCGTGCGGGCCGCCTCCAACTGCCCGCGCGGCACCGCCTGGATACCGGCCCGGATCGTCTCCGCCATGTACGCGGCCGAGACCAGCCCCAGCGCACAGGCCACCTGCCCGTACGTCCCCCCGGGGAAGGCCGTCCCGGGGAAGGCGAGCGGCACCCCCACACCCACGAAGATGAAGATCAGCAAGGCGGGGAGCCCGCGGAAGAACTCGATGTACGCCATCGCCACCCACCGGTACGGCGCCACCGACGACAGCCGCATCAGAGCCACGGCCAGGCCCAGGACCAGCCCCGCGGCGAAGCCGCTGAGCGTGTACACCACCGTGTTCAGCAGCGCGACCGTGATCAGATCCGGGAACAGTCGCTCGGCCACGGAAGGCTCCAGGAACTGCTCCTGGAGCCCGTTCCAGTCGGCCAGTACGCCGACGAGCGCCACGGCGACGAAGAAGACGGCGTACTGCACCCCGCGTGCGATACGGCGCTTGCGCCGCGGCGACATCCGTGGACGCGCCTCTTCCGCGTGCTCCTTCGAGGTCAGGGTGGTCACCGGCCGTCGGCGCCCTTCGGCATCGGTCCGATCCACTGTTCGTACAGCTTCTTGTACGTGCCGTCGGCCTTGGCGTCCGTGATGGCCTTGTCGATCAGCTTCAGAAGCTCGGGGTTGCCGTCCTTGCGGACCGCGAAGCCGTACTGCTCACCGGTGTCGAGATTGCCGACGACCTCGAACGCCGCGGCGTTGGCGGAGTCCTTGAGCCAGTTCTGCACCACCGGATAGTCCTGCACGATCACATCGACCTGACCGGTGCGCAGACCGTTGAGCTCGGCGTCGGTGCTCTCGAAGGACTGTGGGTCGGCGCCGTGTTCGCGGGCGAAGTCCTCACCGGTGGTGGCGGACTGCGAGCCGAACTTGAGCTTCTGCTTGACGATGTCCTCGACCGTCGATGCCTTGACGCCCTTGCGGGCCAGCAGCGCCTGCGTCGCATCGAAGTACGGGACGGAGAAGTCCAGGTTCTTCTTACGTTCGTCGGTGATGGTCATACCGGCGGCGGCCACATCGCACGTACCGGCGTTGAGGTCGGCCCCTGTCTTGATCGTCTCGAACGATTTGTCCACGATCTCCTGCTTGACGCCGAGGTCCTCGGCGACGAGATCGATCATCGACACGTCGAAGCCGACGATCTTGCCGCCCTGTTCCGACTGGAAGGGGGCGTACGGCAGATGTGTGCAGGTGGTGAGCTTGCCGGACTTGACCAGCTTCACCCCGCCCGCGGTGGTCGTGCCCTCGTCGCTGCTGCACGCGGCGGCGAGCAGGGTCAGCGAAAGGGCGGCGGTCAGGGCGGCGGATCGGCGGAAGAGCACGCGTGAAGATCGCAATGGTGTCCCCTTGTGAGGCTCATGTTGCGCGCCGAAGAGTGCACAGATTGTGGCACCGCGCCGCAGAGTGCACCAGGTTGCACACCATCACCAGTTGAATACCCGTCCTGCTGGGGGCGGGACGAGGACGGGTGTCGCGCCCCTCAGTCGTCCGTCGCGAGCGGGGCTGTCGGCCCGGGCATCGCCAGTGTCCGCCTGCTCTCGAAACGCACCGGGCGGCCCGTCATCGGATCGGTGAACTCCAGTGTTTTCGCGAGCAGTTGGAGCGGGCGGGCGTAGTCGTCCGGGGCGGGCTCGGCGACCACGGGGTAGACCGGATCATTGAGGAGCGGCAGTCCCAGACTGTTCATGTGCACGCGCAGCTGGTGCGTACGCCCGGTGGCGGGTGTCAGCCGGTACCGGCCGAGGCCGTCGCGGTGCTCCAGCAGCTCGACACGGGTCTCGCTGTTCGGCTCGCCCGACTCCTCCCGGGCCGCCATCACCCCGCGCTCCTTGACGATCCGGCTGCGCACGGTGAGGGGGAGCGCCAGTTCCGGGTCGTACGGAGCGATGGCCTCGTACTCCTTGCGCACCCGGCGGTCACGGAACAGCGTCTGGTACGCCCCGCGATGTTCGGGCCGTACGACGAACAGCGCGAGACCCGCGGTGAGCCGGTCCAGCCGGTGCGCCGGCTGGAGCTCCGGCAGGTCCAGATCGCGCCGCAGCCGGGCCAGCGTGGTCTCGGTGATGTGCCGGCCGCGCGGGGTGGTGGCCAGGAAGTGCGGCTTGTCGGCGATCACGATCCGCTCGTCGCGGTGGACGATCCCCACCACGAACGGGACCGGCTGCTCGGGCGCGAAGTCGCGGTGGAACCAGATGTACCGGCCGGCGGTGTACGGCTCGGCCGCGCCAACGGGACCGTCCGTCCCCACGAACCGGCCCTCGGCGAACATCGCGTCCACGCGCTCGGTGCCGATCGCGGCCGCGAACCGCTCCATCAGGTGATCGCGCACGGTCACCCAGGACCCCTCCGGGTCCGCGGGCAGCCGCAGTCGCGCCGGGTCGATGCCGTACCGCTGCGGCAGCGGGGCTGGTGGGGTCTTGGATCTGCGTCTCACGTGGGGCAAGGGTACGTGGGCCGGCGATGCGGAGGCGGAGACTCCGTTGTCAGTGGGCCCCGATACGGTGACGAGACTTGATCATCCGAGTGGGCGGACAGGGAGGAATCGTGCGGCG includes these proteins:
- a CDS encoding transporter substrate-binding domain-containing protein, translated to MLFRRSAALTAALSLTLLAAACSSDEGTTTAGGVKLVKSGKLTTCTHLPYAPFQSEQGGKIVGFDVSMIDLVAEDLGVKQEIVDKSFETIKTGADLNAGTCDVAAAGMTITDERKKNLDFSVPYFDATQALLARKGVKASTVEDIVKQKLKFGSQSATTGEDFAREHGADPQSFESTDAELNGLRTGQVDVIVQDYPVVQNWLKDSANAAAFEVVGNLDTGEQYGFAVRKDGNPELLKLIDKAITDAKADGTYKKLYEQWIGPMPKGADGR
- a CDS encoding amino acid ABC transporter permease encodes the protein MSPRRKRRIARGVQYAVFFVAVALVGVLADWNGLQEQFLEPSVAERLFPDLITVALLNTVVYTLSGFAAGLVLGLAVALMRLSSVAPYRWVAMAYIEFFRGLPALLIFIFVGVGVPLAFPGTAFPGGTYGQVACALGLVSAAYMAETIRAGIQAVPRGQLEAARTLGMPHATAMRSIVIPQAFRIIVPPLTNELVLLFKDSSLVLFLGVTLQQRELTKFGRDFAGQTANTTPIFVAGLCYLLVTVPLGYLVRRLEARHAKER
- a CDS encoding RluA family pseudouridine synthase gives rise to the protein MRRRSKTPPAPLPQRYGIDPARLRLPADPEGSWVTVRDHLMERFAAAIGTERVDAMFAEGRFVGTDGPVGAAEPYTAGRYIWFHRDFAPEQPVPFVVGIVHRDERIVIADKPHFLATTPRGRHITETTLARLRRDLDLPELQPAHRLDRLTAGLALFVVRPEHRGAYQTLFRDRRVRKEYEAIAPYDPELALPLTVRSRIVKERGVMAAREESGEPNSETRVELLEHRDGLGRYRLTPATGRTHQLRVHMNSLGLPLLNDPVYPVVAEPAPDDYARPLQLLAKTLEFTDPMTGRPVRFESRRTLAMPGPTAPLATDD